From the genome of Pieris rapae chromosome 5, ilPieRapa1.1, whole genome shotgun sequence, one region includes:
- the LOC111003542 gene encoding clavesin-1, with product MEINKILREILFKAELERHIVSECEDQARILCGENPDKRLNIIEQLRDLILERGECYPPRLDDAFLLKFLRARNCIPARAHRLLVRYCKFREQNPHLWRDVYWYGLARLGNIFEGVLFDRPDVGRLIIGRLGQWDPDVFAADELVRGCLLLLEVGILQPKLQVLGGTALVDCQGMTMKHMRHLTPSIALQAMNVMGFAFPLQQRSVHIVNCSRVIENLFYLFKRLAPADDLWKRVYFHGYDYSSLHRYLDQECLPERYGGHREAVSLGEWLTAINQYRKEDFDKDMSSIGYAV from the exons ATGGAAATAAATAAG ATTTTGCGCGAAATTCTCTTTAAAGCTGAACTAGAACGCCACATTGTTTCTGAATGTGAAGACCAGGCGCGCATACTTTGTGGAGAGAACCCAGACAAGCGGTTGAATATTATCGAACAACTGAGGGATTTAATATTAG AGCGAGGTGAATGTTACCCGCCTAGACTGGACGACgcatttttattgaagtttcTACGTGCGCGCAACTGTATACCGGCTCGCGCGCACCGCCTG CTGGTCCGATACTGTAAATTCCGGGAACAGAACCCACACCTTTGGCGCGATGTCTATTGGTATGGCTTAGCTAGACTCGGCAACATCTTTGAAGGGGTCCTATTCGACAGACCGGATGTGGGCAGACTGATCATTGGAAGACTTG GTCAATGGGACCCAGACGTCTTTGCTGCTGATGAGCTAGTGCGAGGATGCCTTCTCCTTCTAGAGGTGGGAATCTTGCAACCAAAGCTCCAAGTCTTGGGTGGGACAGCTCTCGTGGACTGCCAAGGGATGACAATGAAGCACATGCGTCATCTTACTCCATCGATTGCTTTACAAGCGATGAATGTTATGGGG TTTGCATTCCCGCTACAGCAACGTAGCGTACACATCGTGAATTGTTCCCGCGTCATAGAGAATTTGTTCTACCTCTTTAAACGTCTGGCGCCCGCGGACGATCTCTGGAAGAGGGTTTACTTTCACGGATATGATTACTCCTCATTACACCG ATACCTGGACCAGGAATGTCTTCCAGAAAGATACGGAGGACACCGCGAAGCGGTATCACTAGGTGAATGGCTTACTGCTATCAACCAATATAGAAAAGAAGACTTCGACAAGGACATGAGTAGCATTGGCTATGcggtttag